The Endozoicomonas sp. 4G DNA segment TCCCAGAAAGCTTTCAGTGTTGATAAAGCAATGATTCTCATAATGCCAATAATAGTCCCGAAATGGGACTTATTCAAATATAGTAGAATGGAGAATCAACATAGTAGATGAGATTGCGTGGCGAAGTTAGGTGCAGGCGAAAACACATCTTGATAATAAAAATAGAAAGTCCCGATGGCTATGACTGCAACCCCTTCTTCGAAGGCGTCGTTTTGAGCGTCTCCAAGAGCTACCAGATTTGCAACTATAAGGTTTTTTTCTGGCGATACTTCTACCCCCGATCGCCGTCGTTAAGTCCGACAGGCTGCTAGCAAAAACACCAGAGTGTCCTAGAATACTTACTGTTGTTATACGGCAGTAGGTTCGATTATGTTGATGCAAAAGACAAGCCAAAGCTTTCTGCCCGCGCTATTGGTGGCTGTGTTCTTACTCTCTTCCCCGAATGCTTCCTCCGATGGTTTCGGGCACATAGAATTCTTACAGAAAATCGGGGCTGATAAAGATCAAGATGTTTACATAGTTACGCCAGTGCAGGATCCATCGGATGCATGCGTTGATTGGGTCTCACCGGCCTCTGTGCTGACGGTTCCGGGAAACGGACGAACTATGAGTATTCATTACGTTGATACGGGTATCTGTGACAGGTCTTGGGCTTCCGTGCTGTTCAAGGTAAAAGGCAAAGATCATTCTGAAAGATCAGCCCAACTTTTGTGGTTTAAAGATTTGCATCAGAATGCCTATGCAGTGATAGGCGAAGATGCAGATCCAGACGGATTGTTATGGATTGACAATAGCGATAGCAGCAAGATTAAAGTCTGGGTCAGTTATGATCCTGGTGCAGCTGAGCTCTGATATCCGTACACCCCTGGTTCTCACGCTCCAGATTATCAATGGCACCCAAACTCCGCTCAGGCTCATGGCCTTGACGCTATTTCTTCAAGCCAATAAAAGAGCCCTGCAGGTCGATGACCTACAGGGCTCTGTGTTGGTGGAGGCGGCGGGAATTGAACCCGCGTCCGCCGATTCTCAGCCTTCGGCTCTACATGCTTAGATCCGCCTTTAGGTTTAACTCAATAACGACCCAGCGGTCGGGGTTCTACTGAGCGATCCTGTTAAGTTTTAGCTGGCCAGCTACAGGCACGCCGGGCCTCGCGAGTCTACTTACGATGACAGTCCAAAAACCGGCCAGCAGACGAGCCGGAAAGACTGGGAGACTCGTAGGGTTTAGCTACGATCAGGCTGCAAATGCAACACCTTGTTCGAAGGTGTCGTTTTGAGCGTCTCCAAGAGCTACCAGGTTGGCAACTATAAGGTTTGTAGTGTTTTGATTAACGAGAACCACTACGTCCTCGGCATGCACCTAAGGTTTCAATACCGTCGTCGAATCCAGATCGCCCCCGGATCAAAACTTTATGGAACCCTTTAGTTATAGGTTATCTACAGAATTAAGCCAATTTTTTATTAATTCACATTTTTACGTGCAATAAAGTGTAGATTCATCACACTTTATTGCGCATAAAAGTGTTATAAAGGTCGATTTTTACAGACGTTCAATAACCGACGCTGTTTTTACCTCATAAGCCAGTCTGGTGACAGGTTGTTTGATGACCACACAAGAAAAACTACCCAACACACTGACCACAGCCAGTTTGCTGTCGTCTAAAGTGCCCGAACAGCCTGACAGGTCACTCAGTATCTGTCTGCTGTGTTATCGCAGCCATCCCTTCGTGGGCGGTCAGGGTATTTACCTCAAGTACCTGAGCAAGGCGCTGGTAGAAGCAGGCCATAAGGTGGACGTTATTTCTGGCCCTCCCTATCCGGATCTTGATCCCCGGGTCGGCCTGATTGAAATCCCCAGTCTGGATCTGTTCAGTCTTGACAGCCATGTCACCGCCCTGAGGCCCAGGCACCTGAAATCCTGGTCTGACTTTTTTGAATGGTGGGCCATGCTGACCGGAGGGTTTGCAGAGCCCTACACATTTACCCGTCGGGTCGTGAAATATCTGCGCAAAAACGGTCATGACTACGACATTATTCACGACAACCAGAGTCTGGGCTATGGTCTTCTGGAGCTGCAAAAGCAGGGCATTCCTGTTGTTGCCACTGTCCACCATCCCATAACCCGTGACCGACAACTGGCCCTGGATGCTGCGCCCGACTGGCAGCACCGTCTGTTGATCCGCCGCTGGTATTCCTTTCTGAACATGCAGGGCAAAGTGGTTCGTGGACTGAAGCACATCGTCACCGTTTCAGAGCAATCCCGGGGCGATATCGCTGAAGCCTTTGAGCGTCCGTCTGACGACATCAGTCTTATTTATAACGGGATTGATACCGAAACCTTCAGCCCTCAGCCCGATATTGAGCGTAAACCATTCAGAATTATGACCACGGCTTCGGCGGATCAGCCTTTAAAAGGTTTAAAATACCTTCTGGAAGCCATGGCGTTGTTAAAACCCGACTATCCTGAGCTGGAACTTCTGGTAGTTGGCAAACTGAATAAAGAGGGTCAGACAGCAAGGCAGTTGCAACAACTGGACCTTGGCTCAGCGGTCAGGTTTGTGTCCGGCATTTCCACTGAACAAATGGTGGCGTACTATTCTGAAGCCGCTATTGCTGTATCCCCTTCGCTTTATGAAGGTTTTGGGCTGCCCGCTGGCGAAGCCATGTCCTGCGGCTGTGCGGTGATTTCTTCAGACGGTGGCGCCCTGCCCGAAGTGGTGGGCGATGCTGGCCTGATTGTCAAAACGGGTAACAGCAAAGCTCTGGCACAAGCCTTGCGGACGCTGTTAGAAAACCCTGAAAAACGGGTTGAATACGGTCAGCTGGGCCGACAGAGAATTCTGGAAACTTTCTGCTGGAAAGTAGCCGCCAGACAGTTCAGCCACTATTACCAGAACCTGCTGGATAGCAAACAACAACCCGAAGAATTAAAAGCCACAGTGGCTGCCGATGCTGACCTTGACCAGCAAACCGCTGTCAGCAGCTGATGCCAGGGGATAAGTGAGACAAGATGCAAACCATAGATTTTAATCGTCTGAAGTTGCGCAGTGGCGATAAAGTGTTGGACGTGGGTTGCGGTGAGGGCCGTCATGCCATTGCTGCCTGGCTGGAGGCCAGGGTGGATGTGACCGGGATTGACCTGTGCGAAAAAGATTTGCAAACAGCCCGTGGCAGGCAGCAGGAATCGATTCCATTTCTGCAGGAGTCAGACGACGGTCGCAGTATTCGCTTTATTCAGGGCAACGCTCTGGAGCTGCCTTTTGAAGACAACGCGTTCGACAAAATAATCTGTTCCGAAGTGCTGGAGCACATTCCTGATTACCAGGGAGTGCTGGCTGAGATCAAACGGGTACTGAAGCCCGATGGTTTGCTGGCAGTCAGTGTTCCACGAGCCTGGCCGGAAGACATCTGCTGGCGACTGAGCAAGGCTTACCATGAGGTTGAAGGCGGCCATATTCGCATCTTTAATGCCACGCACCTTCGCCATGATATTGAATCGCTGGGCTGGCGTCGTTATTCACGGCACTGGGCTCACGCTCTGCACGTTCCTTACTGGTGGCTGAAGTGCTGGAAGTGGGAGCAGCCTTCCAAGCTGGTGGATTATTACCACAAGCTGCTGGTATGGGATCTTATGAAAAAGCCGAAGGTGACTCGTATTACCGAAAAGCTGCTTGACCCGGTTATGGGCAAAAGTGTGGTGATGTATTTCGAATGGGAGCCGGGCAGAGGCAAAGCCGACGATACGGACAAGGAGGTTTGTTATGGATAGCCTGCTGCTGACCAAAGGCCTGTTTCCAATAGATTTTCTGAACAAGACAGCGGAGCACATCCTGTCCATACAGCTGGACGATGGCAGCATTCCCTGGTTTACCGGTGGCAAGCTGGACCCCTGGGATCATACCGAAGCCGCCATGGGGCTGAGTATCATTGGTCATTATCCAGAAGCAGAAAGGGCTTATGACTGGCTGCGAAAAGAACAGCTGGAAGACGGCAGCTGGTACGCCAACTATCAGGATGGCAAGCCTCTGTACAGTGACAAACGAGAAACTAACTTTGTCGCCTATGTGGCGACCGGTGTCTGGCATCACTACCTGATTACTGAAAATACCGGGTTTCTGGCACTGAACTGGCCAATGGTCGAAAGTGCTATCCAGTTTGTACTACGACAACAGTCGCCTACGGGTGAAATCTACTGGGCCGTTACAGAAGAGGGCCAGCCAGAAAAAGATGCACTGATTACCGGCTGCTCTTCGATTCTGAAAAGCCTGGAATGCGCCATTCTGATCGCACAGGCCCTGAACAAAAAGGTTGAGACATGGCACCATGCCTGGCAACGGCTGGCGCAGGCCCTGAAGTATCATCCTGAGAACTTTGACCGCACCTGGGAAAGCAAAGAGCGTTTTTCCATGGACTGGTTTTACCCCATTCTGGCCGGTGTCTTCCGTGGTCAGGAAGCCCGTGACCGAATCCAGATATCCTGGGACAAGTTTGTGCGCAAGGATATCGGCTGTGTCTGCGTCAGCGATCAACCCTGGGTCACCATTGCCGAATCCTGCGAGCTGACCATGGCACTGCTGGCCGCGGGTGAACACCAGAAAGCCACCCAGCTTTACAGCTGGCTGCACAACTGGCGCGACAGCGATGGTGGCTATTGGACCGGCTATCAATACGCTGAAGACGTGATCTGGCCCCAGGAGAAAACCACCTGGACAGCCGCTGCTATTTTGCTGGCAGCCGATGCTTTGACCGAGCACACCGCGGCTTCTCGTCTGTTTTTGGAGTCGAGCCTTGAAATAAAACCGGAAGTGGAATTGCCAGAAACCGAAGAGGCTCTGGCAGCAGTGAACCATTAACGACGGCGGAACAGTCCCAAGGTGTTGACCATCGGCAGCTCTTCAAACAATCCCGAGGCTTTCGCCTGTTTCCAGATATTGTAAGGCGCCTGTCCACCGTCTTCGGGATTGGGAAAGATGTCGTGTATGGCCAGAATACCACCGGGCCTGATAAAGCTGACCCAGCTGCGAAAATCCGTCTGGGCCGCCTCTTCACTGTGGCCACCGTCAATAAACACCATGCCCAGAGGCGTGGCCCAGTGACGGGACGCTACCGCAGAAGGAGCAACAATTGGGACAACCGTATCCTCCAGCCTGGCTTCACGCAGAGTGGTTCGGAACGCTTTGAAACTGTCCATCTGTTGAATGCTGGCATCGTAGAGGTCACTGTCGTGGTACTCTTCTCCCAGCTGGTGCTCCTCTGAACCCCGGTGGTGATCCACGGCGTAGAGCACACTGTTATTTTGCTGGCAGGCAGCGCCCAGGTAGACCGTGGACTTGCCACAGTAGCTGCCAATTTCCAGACAGGGACCCAGCTGGCTGGCTGCCAGTGCGAACTGGTAAAGGGCTTCACCTTCATCCGGTGCCAGAAAGCCTTTCACTGAGTCGATATTGAGGGGCAGTTGTACAGGCATAGCTTTTTTTAAAGAAATCGTTCGTTTTTTCATTTTATACGTCGGAAGTAGTTCAGTCAGACGACTGGCCTCAGCGGCATAATAACAAATCAGGCTTGAGCAGTGCGTAAAAATCATAAACCTTTCTGGATCAAGAAGCTCTCGGATCGCTGGCAGCAGTTTTATATCCAGCACTTTTTCAGCAAACATTTTGAACATCTGGGTGAACACCCTATGGTCGTTCACCCTTCCACGGTCAATGTTCATGGTGCCGGTATTGCCATCGGTCGTTTTGTCCACCTGCTCAGTATCCGTCATAACCCGGTCAGTCTTTCGACCTGGAGCGGCCGGGGCATCCAGGGTGAAATTAACATAGGTGATTATTGCCTGATCTCCCCGGGAACAACGATCTCCTCAGCCGCCAGCATTAGCATAGGCGACAACTGTATGCTTGCCGCCGACTGCTACCTGTCCGACAGTGACTGGCACGGTCTCTATAACCGACTGCGACCCTTCCGGTGCAGCAAAGCCATTGTTCTGAAAGATAATGTCTGGCTGGGGCATGGCGCCAAAGTCGGCAAAGGCGTCACCATCGGTGAGAACAGTGTAGTCGCAGCAGGTGCAGTGGTTGTAAAAGATGTTCCCGCCAATTCGGTGGTGGGTGGCAATCCGGCTAAAGTCATCAAAAAGCTGAACCCCCGTCGGCGGATGCTGAAAAGAGAATTTATGTTTCGCGACAGTGATCATTATCTTCAGATGCAGCAAGAACTGGATCGCTACGTTTCAGGGGGAAATACCCTGATAGGCTGGGTTCGTCACAAGCTGTTTCCCAGAAAGGGTGATTAACTGAGGCGCCTGGAAGCAGACAGGCAAAACAGGAATCCGGCCCCCAAAACGGTGAAAAGCCCTGTAAAGACAGGGCATTTTAAGATTGCGCACTTGGTAGTTTTTCATGATCCATCAAACAGTAATTGCACTGTTTTCATAGATAGTGCCTGTCCGAAAACCCTCAACCACGTGAAAACATAGGCTTATAGCCCAATATAGGGAACGAAGATTTTCCACAACGAGCCTTTTCCGCTTATGCGCCAAACCATCAACCCACAAATGCAGCTTGGCGAGGTTGACATCTCTGCCATTACATTCAACCTCAGGTCAAGGGACGATATTCCTCGAATGAAAGCATACCTCATAATGAGAAGGTTTTTTCTTTATTCGAACGTCATACTGAATGGATCAGCAAAGGTAAGGCTGGCACCCCTATGGAGCTTGGCCTCAGAGTCTGCGTATTACAGGATCAGTTTGGCTTTACCCTGCACCATCTGGTCATAAAGCAGGCAGTCCAGACAAGTAAAAAAGCGGCCTGAAAAGAGAAACTGGCTTGTTGGCAACCAGGTTCACCTTTGGGTGAGGATGCCCTGTGCCCAAAAATCGGGAAGTTGTTCATAAAATGAACAGAAATTAACCAAAAAGTAGCACCCTCAAATAAGTAGGCTAAATTTTAATCAAAAAATTTTGGCTGCTGCCTGCTGCATCGGATTATTTGTGGGTTTTCGGGCAGGCACCTAGTGGTAAGTTTTAACTCTATCAATGACTATCCGCACTGATGCAAGGATAGCCAATCTTCGCCCTGAGGGCAGGCGGCTGGTAGAACGCATAACAAAGGTTTCCCACATCGCAAAGACAGGACTATGCTTCAGGCAATCCAACAGGGTTCTGGAAAGTAGTTTTTAGGTAAATCAGGTACTGGCGCTGTCTGGCCGTTGTGCGACAATTGTTCGCTAATATTTTTTGTCGCTACATTACAGGTGTCTCGGGAGGTCTTATGGTTTCTGAAATTTTCAATCCAGAACATTGGCAGGAAGTGGATGGCTTTGAATTTGAAGACATCACCTATCACCGGGCCAGGCATCAGGGAACCGTGAGAATTGCTTTTAACCGACCCGAGTGTCGAAATGCTTTTCGACCCAAAACAGTGGATGAGCTGTTCCGGGCACTGGAACATGCAAGAACCTCCAGCGATGTGGGTGTTGTGATTCTGACGGGCAATGGCCCATCGCCGAAAGATGGTGGTTGGGCTTTCTGTTCCGGGGGCGACCAGCGTATTCGTGGCAAAGACGGCTACAAGTATGAGGGCTTGCCCCAGGATGAGATCGATCCGGCCCGTTTGGGGCGTTTGCATATTCTTGAAGTTCAGCGACTGATCCGGTTTATGCCCAAGGTAGTGATGGCGGTGGTGCCTGGCTGGGCCGCAGGCGGTGGTCATAGCCTGCATGTTGTTTGCGACCTGACACTGGCGTCGGCAGAACACGCGGTTTTCAAACAGACCGATCTGGATGTGGCCAGCTTTGATTCGGGTTATGGTTCAGCTTATCTGGCCAAGATGGTCGGGCAAAAAAGGGCCCGTGAAATCTTTTTCCTGGGGCTGGATTACTCTGCCCAGGAAGCCTTTGAAATGGGCATGGTCAACAAAGTAGTCCCCCACGCAATGTTGGAAGAAGTGGCACTGGAATGGGCCGGTATTATCGGTGAGAAATCCCCCACAGCGGTTCGTATGATGAAATTTGGCTTGAACATGACCGATGATGGTATGGTGGGCCAGCAGCTGTTTGCCGGCGAAGCGACTCGACTGGCTTACGGTACGGAAGAAGCCAAAGAAGGGCGTGATGCCTTTCTGGAAAAGAGACCTAAGGATTTTTCTCGCTTCCCTTATCACTATTAGGAAAACAAGAAAGCAACGCTCAAAGGTGGTGAATTTGTCTGTAAATAATGTAGTGCTTGAGCAAACGGGTCCGGTTCTGATCGTAACCATAAACCGACCGGAAAAAAAGAATGCCCTGACCCGTGCTATGTACACCGATATGGCCAGGGCCCTTGCCGATGCTGACAACAATGATGCTGTTCGTGTTGTCCTGATTCAGGGGTGCGTAGAGGCCTTTACAGCAGGGAATGACCTGGGAGATTTCCTGAGTGAAGACCTGGGGCTGGACTCCCCGGTAATGACGTTCCTTCGTCAACTGGTCGCCTTTGAAAAGCCCCTGGTGGCCGCGGTCAGCGGTGTCGCTGTCGGCATCGGTGTCACTATGCTGTTGCACAGTGACCTGGTTTACATTGCTAAAAACGCCCAGTTGAGATTACCGTTTGTGAATCTGGCCCTGGTGCCAGAGGCAGCCTCCAGCCTTCTGTTGCCCCAGGTGATGGGTCATCAGCGTGCTTCAGAACTGTTGATGCTGGGTGATTTTTTTGATGCAGAAACGGCCCGGGATTACGGAATTGCTAATGAAACTGTGGATACCGATCATATCTTTGAACATGCTCTGGCCAAGGCGGAATCCTTGGCCGCCAAGCCGTTAGAATCACTAAAGTACACTAAGCAGTTGCTTAAGCAGTCCTATCGCAGTGATGTGGAAAAAAGACTGCACGACGAGGCCATTCTTTTTGCTGAACGACTTCAGTCGGATGAAGCCCGTGACATTATGGCTACCTTTATGGGGAAAGCCTGATAGTCAGTGACGGATCATAACCATCAGGCTCCTGCGCCAGAAAGTCCGCTTATTGAACCGGAGACAAAAGCCCTGTCCACTGCCACCAGCTCATGGAGAAGAGTACAAACGTCAGCAGACAGGCCAGGGTCAGTAGCAAACCGATCCGTGCAAATGTTTTGGCCTGAAAGGTGCCGGTTGAATAAGCCACCATGTTTTGGGGTGAATTCACCGGCAGGATCATCCCAAAGCTCACGGCAAACAGTTGCAGCAGTACCAGTCCCATGGCGTTATGCATCATAGTGTCTGGCAGGGTGTCGGTAAAAGCCAGGAACACCGGCAGTAATGCCACGGTCAGGCTCATTGCTGAAGCAAATCCTAAATGCATGACCACCGTAAACAACGTCATCACAAACACCAGCAGGGTCAGCGACATGGTGTGAATTTCCATGGATGAAAAACAACGTTCTGCCAGCCAGGCCGCGGCACCGGTGCTGACCAGTTGCTGACCCAGGCTGATGCTGATGCCAAACATGACGATGACGCCCCAAGGAATGCGCTTCTCTACCTCTTTCCAGCTTGCAAAGACACCGATTCCCGGTAACAGCAGACAAACGGACATCAGCAACATGGTGGCGGGAACGGTAATGTGATGAAGCGTGCCTTCTGTTACCCAGAGGCTGATCAGGAGAAGGGTAAACAGAGCCAGCTTTTTCTGTGCTAAGGACCAGGGTTCGGAAGAGGTGTTCAGGCAGTTGCTGATGTCTTCGTTCAGCGACTGTCCTTTTACCTCTGCTCTCAAAATGAAATACAGGATGACCGTCATCAGTGCCGACCAGGGACCGGCATGGATCAGCCATTGAATCCAGGTCATGGCGAAGCCACTGTGTTCAGACATCAGTTCAAGGCCTGCCACGTTGTGGCCGGTGGCTGTCATGACGCCAACATTCCAGATGGTACTGACCTGGGCTGCACCGATCATCAGTATGGCAGCCAGACGGCTTTTGGGGTCGAGACCCAGTGTAGCGATGACGCCTGCCAGAATAGGAACCTGTACGGCAGTACGTCCTGTCGGCGAGGGTATCATAAAGGAAAACACCACCCCCACCAGCAGGCAGCCGGCAATAATGGCGCCGGGACTGGGGCGGATGCGTGACAGAATGGCCAGGGCAATGCGTTTGTCCAGTTCAGTGGACTGCATAGCGGCCGCCATGATCAGGGCTCCGGCTATAACAATGATGCTGGGGGATGAGAAGCCTTTCATGGCCAGCCCCAGGGCTTTGCTGGTGCCCAGGATGGCACCGGTTTCACTGCTGGGGACAATACCCGTCAAAAGGGTAACCAGTGCCGCAATAAGCAGGGCGCTGATGGGATAAGCCAAAGCTTCTGTGACCCAGAGAATAACCGCCATAACCAGAATGCCGAGCATAATCTGGCCATAGGCGGTTAAGCCTTCCAGGGGCAAAGAGATCACCAGAAGCAGTGCGCAGAACGACAGGGGAACAGCCAGTCTTGCAGTCCATTGCTTCACAGCTGAAGGGGTTTCAAGGTGGCTGGACATGATACAACCTTATTCATTTATTAGTTTTCGGAGGGATGAAACACTAAAGTTTAATAAAAAATGAGGTTCTTGCAGGATTAATCACTACCAATTACAAATCTTTGCAGTGTTAAGTACTTTTGTTCCATATCTTCTGTATCTTCCAGCAGGTCTTCAGAATCCTTCAGGTGACCCTCCGGGGTGTGACGTTCCGACAGTTTTTCGGTGAGTTCCTGGCAGTAGAAGACCTGTTCTCTGGCCGAGGTCTGGCCAGCTTCCGGTGATAATGGATGTTTGAAGGCAGCAGGGCCCACGGCTGTCAGGGTGAGAATGCTGTTATGAGACTTAAGCGTTTCAACGGCAGGCTCGAGTGTCGTCTTTTCCGGTGAAAAAGTAGACAGAGACGCTTGTCTCAAGTGTTCCGGCTGGATGCCCCGTTTGGGCAATTCTATCTGTATCGCTACCGTTTCAAACCAGACCGCCAGAATCTGCTGGCGTATGGCTGCTGATTCCTCAGGGGTGGCCTGATGATGTTGAAGGTATGCCTCTGCCGCCTGAAGAAACTGGCACATTGGTGCAGGGAGTTCCATGTCCATCTGGATGGATTCCCGGTTTTCGATGTGAACCGTTTTCAACTGCAAGGGTTTATTTTTGATTGAGAGGTGGAGTTTTTGTAATTCCTCTGTGAGCGTATATTGGCTTTCGTCCTCGAAACCTTCTTTCCTTTCGATCAGGTTGAGCCGGATACCGGCTTGAACGTGGTCTCTTACACCAGAAAGTGCAGGTGCCTGATGACCGAATCGCTGCCGCATATTTTCGACCAGTGTGTCGCTGAATGACGGGTCGGTCACCGTCACGTTAAAAGGACTCTTTGCCGGGAGAGCGATGGCAGGCTCGGGTAATGAAAATGCACCTCGACAGGCTATGCGCACTGGCGGCCTGGACTGCTCCTCTTTGGCGGCTTCATGGAATCTATTATCAAGGGTTTCTGTTTCCAGATAGCCGACACTGGCAGCGTTAAGTGTTGCCCCGGCATTGATCAGCAGGTCAGCAGGGACTTTGTTCCTGTGGGTGTTTTGCTCACTTTGATGTTCCAGATGAACGAGGTATTTTCCGTCTTGCTGATCAGGCGCTTCAATATCCACGACCCTGGCATTGGAGACCATTTTAAGGGGGGATGGTTCAAGCTTTGTCATCTCCAGCGCTTGTTTCCAGAGAGCCTGATACAGGGGGGCTGCGGTAATTTCTCCAAACCCGTCCGGGTCAAGCCGTCCTGAGTTGCTGTTGAACAGAGCGTCAAACGGTTCACCGAGATAAAAGCGTAATGTTTCGAGCCATTGTGGGTCGAGCCGCAATATCGCAGTGGGAGCAAAGAGAGGCTCGGCGCTCAATAACAGGGTGACATCGGCACCTGCTTCAACCTGTGTCAATGCCGCCAGCAGGCCGTGAAGGTCTGAGCCATCAATGACAACCTGTGGGTGGTATTCGGCCTCCTGATGTTTATCCAGAAGCCAGCGGTTAAGGTGGGCATCAATGGCAGGGCTGTTCAGGCTGGCAAGATCATACAGTTTCGATAATGTTTGCCTGGCGTTGTCGTCGGGCCAGTTGCGTCCATCCAGCAGCAGGGAATCTCCCCATTTTTTTCCGAGCTGCCGGGCTACTTCCAGTTTCTGCTTTTTGGCCGCGATAATGGCCTGTAGTTCTTCCCCGGCAGGGGTTTTCCCTTCGTTGAGTTTGTCTCTGATGGCAACCGGGTCAATCTCTTTCAGTTGATCAACCAGCTGGGCGAAAGGCTCGTATTCGGTGCTGTAGGTTAATAGTTCATCCTTGAGTTTCTCCCTGACATCCACCAGTTTTGCCATGGCTTCCAGAGGAAAGTCACTTTCATCGGGGTCATCGATTTCAAAGCCCAGCTCTTCCATTAATTCATCGGTATCTTTGACCTGCTCAAGAAATTCCAGCTGAAAAGCATCGACTCTTATGGTTGGATCGCCGTCAGGGTAGAGTATTTTGCGAAAACTGAGTTGATCAATATCCCGGACCAATTCCTGGGTCAGTTTGAAGCGCATTGGGGTGCTGATTTGACTTATTTCATCGATGCATTGGCTGAAGGCTTCGGGCGACATATCGGTTTTCAGTGCTCGAACCGCCTGCCACTTTTGTTCGGTTTGCCGTTTGTTGAAATAAGAAGACAGACCTGCAGCGGCAAAGTTTTGCTCCAGTTGCGCTTTCAATTCATCTGCGCTGTCGGACGTGTCTTTTTCGAGAAACTCACAGGTGTAGTACAACCACAGAAACGAGTCTGCGTCTGCAAGATTAGCGGTAGGGAGCTTTGCCTCCAGCTCTTGTCGAGCCTCTTCGAGCATGAGCAGGGGGGATTTCGGAAAGATAACAGGGCGCTCAGGCTGATTGGTCTGACCGGGAGGCCCGTCTACCTGGAAAACCGGGACATAAGGGGTTTGTTCCCGCAACGTTACCGGTGTCGGGTCGTCGGGGATAGGTTCTTCAGCCGGTGGCGTTACCGTAATGGTCGGCGGCGTAAAGGTAACAGGAGGTATTTCCTGAGGCGTGCTTTT contains these protein-coding regions:
- a CDS encoding acyltransferase, which produces MRKNHKPFWIKKLSDRWQQFYIQHFFSKHFEHLGEHPMVVHPSTVNVHGAGIAIGRFVHLLSIRHNPVSLSTWSGRGIQGEINIGDYCLISPGTTISSAASISIGDNCMLAADCYLSDSDWHGLYNRLRPFRCSKAIVLKDNVWLGHGAKVGKGVTIGENSVVAAGAVVVKDVPANSVVGGNPAKVIKKLNPRRRMLKREFMFRDSDHYLQMQQELDRYVSGGNTLIGWVRHKLFPRKGD
- a CDS encoding class I SAM-dependent methyltransferase, producing MQTIDFNRLKLRSGDKVLDVGCGEGRHAIAAWLEARVDVTGIDLCEKDLQTARGRQQESIPFLQESDDGRSIRFIQGNALELPFEDNAFDKIICSEVLEHIPDYQGVLAEIKRVLKPDGLLAVSVPRAWPEDICWRLSKAYHEVEGGHIRIFNATHLRHDIESLGWRRYSRHWAHALHVPYWWLKCWKWEQPSKLVDYYHKLLVWDLMKKPKVTRITEKLLDPVMGKSVVMYFEWEPGRGKADDTDKEVCYG
- a CDS encoding class I SAM-dependent methyltransferase, with protein sequence MPVQLPLNIDSVKGFLAPDEGEALYQFALAASQLGPCLEIGSYCGKSTVYLGAACQQNNSVLYAVDHHRGSEEHQLGEEYHDSDLYDASIQQMDSFKAFRTTLREARLEDTVVPIVAPSAVASRHWATPLGMVFIDGGHSEEAAQTDFRSWVSFIRPGGILAIHDIFPNPEDGGQAPYNIWKQAKASGLFEELPMVNTLGLFRRR
- a CDS encoding 1,4-dihydroxy-2-naphthoyl-CoA synthase encodes the protein MVSEIFNPEHWQEVDGFEFEDITYHRARHQGTVRIAFNRPECRNAFRPKTVDELFRALEHARTSSDVGVVILTGNGPSPKDGGWAFCSGGDQRIRGKDGYKYEGLPQDEIDPARLGRLHILEVQRLIRFMPKVVMAVVPGWAAGGGHSLHVVCDLTLASAEHAVFKQTDLDVASFDSGYGSAYLAKMVGQKRAREIFFLGLDYSAQEAFEMGMVNKVVPHAMLEEVALEWAGIIGEKSPTAVRMMKFGLNMTDDGMVGQQLFAGEATRLAYGTEEAKEGRDAFLEKRPKDFSRFPYHY
- a CDS encoding enoyl-CoA hydratase, yielding MSVNNVVLEQTGPVLIVTINRPEKKNALTRAMYTDMARALADADNNDAVRVVLIQGCVEAFTAGNDLGDFLSEDLGLDSPVMTFLRQLVAFEKPLVAAVSGVAVGIGVTMLLHSDLVYIAKNAQLRLPFVNLALVPEAASSLLLPQVMGHQRASELLMLGDFFDAETARDYGIANETVDTDHIFEHALAKAESLAAKPLESLKYTKQLLKQSYRSDVEKRLHDEAILFAERLQSDEARDIMATFMGKA
- a CDS encoding glycosyltransferase family 4 protein, with translation MTTQEKLPNTLTTASLLSSKVPEQPDRSLSICLLCYRSHPFVGGQGIYLKYLSKALVEAGHKVDVISGPPYPDLDPRVGLIEIPSLDLFSLDSHVTALRPRHLKSWSDFFEWWAMLTGGFAEPYTFTRRVVKYLRKNGHDYDIIHDNQSLGYGLLELQKQGIPVVATVHHPITRDRQLALDAAPDWQHRLLIRRWYSFLNMQGKVVRGLKHIVTVSEQSRGDIAEAFERPSDDISLIYNGIDTETFSPQPDIERKPFRIMTTASADQPLKGLKYLLEAMALLKPDYPELELLVVGKLNKEGQTARQLQQLDLGSAVRFVSGISTEQMVAYYSEAAIAVSPSLYEGFGLPAGEAMSCGCAVISSDGGALPEVVGDAGLIVKTGNSKALAQALRTLLENPEKRVEYGQLGRQRILETFCWKVAARQFSHYYQNLLDSKQQPEELKATVAADADLDQQTAVSS
- a CDS encoding prenyltransferase/squalene oxidase repeat-containing protein; this encodes MDSLLLTKGLFPIDFLNKTAEHILSIQLDDGSIPWFTGGKLDPWDHTEAAMGLSIIGHYPEAERAYDWLRKEQLEDGSWYANYQDGKPLYSDKRETNFVAYVATGVWHHYLITENTGFLALNWPMVESAIQFVLRQQSPTGEIYWAVTEEGQPEKDALITGCSSILKSLECAILIAQALNKKVETWHHAWQRLAQALKYHPENFDRTWESKERFSMDWFYPILAGVFRGQEARDRIQISWDKFVRKDIGCVCVSDQPWVTIAESCELTMALLAAGEHQKATQLYSWLHNWRDSDGGYWTGYQYAEDVIWPQEKTTWTAAAILLAADALTEHTAASRLFLESSLEIKPEVELPETEEALAAVNH
- a CDS encoding SLC13 family permease, which encodes MSSHLETPSAVKQWTARLAVPLSFCALLLVISLPLEGLTAYGQIMLGILVMAVILWVTEALAYPISALLIAALVTLLTGIVPSSETGAILGTSKALGLAMKGFSSPSIIVIAGALIMAAAMQSTELDKRIALAILSRIRPSPGAIIAGCLLVGVVFSFMIPSPTGRTAVQVPILAGVIATLGLDPKSRLAAILMIGAAQVSTIWNVGVMTATGHNVAGLELMSEHSGFAMTWIQWLIHAGPWSALMTVILYFILRAEVKGQSLNEDISNCLNTSSEPWSLAQKKLALFTLLLISLWVTEGTLHHITVPATMLLMSVCLLLPGIGVFASWKEVEKRIPWGVIVMFGISISLGQQLVSTGAAAWLAERCFSSMEIHTMSLTLLVFVMTLFTVVMHLGFASAMSLTVALLPVFLAFTDTLPDTMMHNAMGLVLLQLFAVSFGMILPVNSPQNMVAYSTGTFQAKTFARIGLLLTLACLLTFVLFSMSWWQWTGLLSPVQ